Below is a window of Ischnura elegans chromosome 1, ioIscEleg1.1, whole genome shotgun sequence DNA.
AGTACATCATACATCACCATGATTTagccaacaaaaattttaagatagcatTTTGAAACTTACCTGCAGATGTTTTGGGACCTTAGATGGAAAAACCAGTCCTGGGCAATCACAGAGTCTTACATTAcgagttaaaaaaatagtttggaaATGCTTAGTATGACCCGGAGTTTTTGAAACACTGACAACCTGCAATCATCGAAAAGTGCATATAAAATATCTAAATGGTAACCTAACAATTTCTTTCACTACAAAATTTGAGATTACCAcactaataaaatgaaaagaaaacttattcttcaaaatttacctttttacCCATTAGAGCATTCATCAAAGAAGACTTTCCCACATTAGGTTGTCCAATACACCCAATTGTAAGTGTGCCATCTTTGTACTTTTCTGCTTCAATGAAACTTGTATCAACTTTCTGGAACTgtagaaagaaattatataaaaggtTGCTATTGAAATAACAGTACATACTCTTTAATAATAAGTGACCTGTCATGAAGTCGGCATTGAAAGTTGAACTGAAGCACTTTGCATACTAGTGGActgaagaacaaaaaataaaaataaattatgctaaAATCATTCCAAAtagatacatatatgtatttaaatatttttatcagtccATTAGtgacttttatttcaaaataactgCCTATACTACTAATTATAGGTATTAAGCAACTGTCAACCAGCACTAACCCTTAACTTCcccattaaaaaaatctgtatAACAACTAATGTCCCCAGACAATTATCAATTAGATGATGTTAAACGTCAAACTTGACTAATATTAGAACCTGCTATAACATATAGAACACTTACCTCTGTACTCTCTTCAACTTCTAACTCATCATCTTCATATTCAGTCTTCATTTCCTCAGAAATTTTCTTATGCCATGATGACAAATCCACtgcaaatgaaattataatttagatAATAATTTTCTAGAGCAACTGTGAATTCATCAGTGGTGAAACTTTACTCACAAATTCATACCAAATTCATAAactccatagagaaaaaataataaaaaaactgaacaaCGAGCATTAAGTTATTTATAaccaaaaagaaaattatttacagatatggaatttttgcactttatGAACACTAGCACAGGAGTGAAGGTTCACAACTGCCTGGTCTCAGGCTGTTACCTGAGTTTTTTTAAAGATCACAACTTAGCATTCACTGATATTAACTTCAGCCAATGGACTGTCGTGCTGTGCACAAAAACAAGGGTGTTCTCCACGGGAGGATCAAAGGGGACTCATTCAATTCCTGTAAATCttagataaaattataaattccagATTCAATTGTGATATGATACTTATTTAATGGTAAACTGTTCCTGAATATACATTTCTGAGTTCCCTACAGCACAAAAACATACTGCCTAATGGCATTCATGGGTAAAATGGGTACATTTCACCTCATCTTCTGAAGACAACCTAGCTCACAAGGGCAGatgatgccttggtagcttaagAGATTACAGAACTTGGCGAAAATTCAAGGAAATGGTTCAAATCTTGGTCAAGGCAACAGATGTTACCATCGAATTTGCATCTACAGTACATCCATAAAAAGTTGTAAACTTTACGTGCACAAAAAAGTAAAGTACCTTCTCCTTTCACCAACTCCTCACAGCACTCAAGTAATTTCATTGCCCCCTCAGCTGACATTCTTAGTTTCCCTCTGCGACGCTGAGATTTAAGGCCTAGAGAGCCAGAATAAagaatacacaaaattttaaaacatggaaAGACTGaggctaaataaaaataaatcattaaccCATATATTATGCGTGATGAATACCATCAAGTTTTGTATAGTTCTTTACGCCCACATCTAGggaattttattacttttttatccaTCTTCTGCTTCTAATtactcagagaaataaaacacCAGCCTTCAATCCACAATCAGAATTAACAATTAACTTCACGActcgaaatatttaaaaaatatatacatatacatatattttttcacattaaaaaaaatgtcatttataaGGAAAACAAATACACTAAAACCTTGTAAAATAATAGCTCTGTTAACTCAGCCATGGTAATTACATAACTGAGTATTCACTTACCAGTCTTTGATTGATTCCCATGAAGATTATAGGATGGAAAAGATGTGAATGTTAGCACTCGCAAATCAGGATACTTCTGTTTGAAATAATGTTTCCATGCCACTACTAAAGGAGCAGGAGCCAAGTCTATTTTGTTTAAAACAAGAATCATTTCTTTTTTGAGAACTTCATTTACATACTTATACAATGATGGTGGAAACATCAAaggctgtaataaaaattttaaattaaaatcatgcacataaatttcatgaaataaatcaaattgtaaaattttgataatgataAGAATAATCCATTAAATTAGCATTTAAAGAGTAATTTGGATGGTCACCATACAATGATATTGTATATACCTGTAACCCTCAACATAactaatgcaaattatttttgttagaacataaatgcatatcattttcatgaaaatcatttttgTGCACATGTGAAACATGCATTGAAAATCTGATTTCAAGATAGACCAATCTGGTTTCTGGAAAATAACCAAATACCAGCCAGCAGGAAACTTAGatgaattaaaagagaaaatattttgcatgtaAAATATGCATTCGAAACTAAAAACTagtttaaaactgaaaaatagtttacaagcTATCAGGTACTCACAGCAAAACGAATATCCACAATGACTAGTATGATCTCAGACATCTCAAGCACTCGCCACAGCTGCCTCCACGTTTCCAGATTCAGTTCAAAATAGCTAAGATCTTTCTGTTCAAATGTACTACGGATGTTAGACACATATTCCTGCAGAAAAGGTATCATCACGTTAACTGGTTAAACTAAAATGGCCGAAAGAGAACACAGCACATCAAAGAGCAATGGAACACATAACATAGATGCCACCAAGAAATACATCTTTTGTATAATTAGTTAATGATTCTTTGCGTACCAGTACATTCCCTCCTAGATTAAAGAAAGTTAAGATAATTCCTATCCTTAAAGATTTCAATGACATGGACATTAATAATTTTAGACCCATTTCCCTGCTCTCTGTTATGTCAAAAGGATTTTAATATGTTGTTGCACAGACTTTCAacttttattggaaatattgacattttgTTCTTatctcagaatgttttttttacatggaACAAGTACAGACACCACTATTTATAAGTTTGTTGATCAGACTCTCCTTCGATAAGATAAACATAAGAATGTTTTGGGTATCTTATAGTACTCAAGGAAGCCATTTGATATTGACATCCATTCAATTTTGTAAAAGAAACTGCATTAATATGGTATTTCTGCGGAAGCCAATGATTGTCAGAGATTTTATTCATCTGGAAGAAGTCAGTTAAGTCTGCATAAAAGGTCCAATTTCAATGTTTTCCTCAAACCAAATAGAATTTAGAAAAGGTGTTCCAGAAGGCTCAGTACTaggaccaataaaatatttaatgcaattgaatGATCTCCCTAAATGTACTGCAACTGGGGAATTTATTGTGCATGCCAATAATGCCAACCACCTGATCTCCTCTAATGAGGATTTCTCTGTGGTAGTTCAGGCTCAACTAAACAAGGGCGCTTGGTGAACTGAGAACAGAATGTCTCTGAACTACGAGACGTCTTTTTGCATGCTCTTCCATAAAAATACAACCTTGCCATCTCCTCTTTGAGATTAGGGGGAAAATCAATCTCGACGACCTCTTTTTTGAATTTCTGGGTGTTTATATTGATGAATACCAAACTTGGGATGAACATATTGACTTCTTACGTTCTTGTGTAGCATCAGGATGTTACTAACTGAGAATGATCCTTCTCATTTCTGACTTTACTGCTGCTTCATGCATACATTACACATAAATATTCAGCAAGCTGAGGAATAATGTTGTGGTCCAGGGACATGCTAGTGGTTCCTCAAGGCTATTAAGGGCTCCAAAAATGGGCAATCAGGATTTTAACTggtgcaaatacaaatacaagTAGCAGTGTTTTCAAAGAACTCAGAATTTTAACTTTaccctttatttatatttactatgcaATCAGGTACACCAGCGGTTCCCAACTGGTGGTATGCATAGTGCATACCCCTTGGGGTGTATGCATACTACGGGTTGGGATACACTGAACCAGTGGGTATACGctgaaaataatcggtaatggcacgcacatttaaaatatgtattcccATATCCAGGTACCCTCATTAAGATtcaaatttcaaacatttctGCTAACAAAGAGTTCAAATTCaattattgattaatatttattcttattctttAATATTAATTCTAATTCTAAATTGATTAATTATTCTCTTATTGTGTATTATTGAGTGGAGAAGGCATGGTTATGAACGCATTCCACCACAGTCATTATTTTGATTATACAGTACGCTCCCGATTATCCACGCTAATGAAggggagagacagcacgaataatcggagAACATGGATAACCCAACCTTTCACgtaaatgtcttgcaatgctcataatttaccttTTTGGCTAAAGGTGCTAAAGTAAATTGAGGATAATACCTTGAAGACATATTACCATTTCCAAATTCATTTATATTAAGCAAAAACATTTGTGGCATAATGTTGcaatacagatttttttattcccttaagTTTTAATGACTTGGCTGTTTCATGTAATGCAAATATAAAATCCTTGCCCCAAGAACTGCATTATAACCAGAGTTTACTGGATGATGCATTCAACTATGACAATAAAGCTTGTCATTTAGTCTCGCGCTTACCATAAAATACCTTTGCTCTTTTCCCTCCAATTCATTTTTgctcattgaaaaattccatGGGGGACGAACTGGGAAATCTAACCcaggaggaaagtaagaatccGCATCGATTTCTAAATCCACTTCGGACCGTGGTTCCAAACCCATCAATGCTTCTTCTTTTCTCCGTCGAACTTCGTCAGGGGAATCACGATGAAACTGGAGAACATATCTAGGTGAAAAAACAGGGTTTTCCTCAAAAAATGAAGGAGGCATAATGTAGGATAGGTCAAATGACAGAGCTAAAATTATTCAACTGAAATCATGTTCCTGGCAAAGAATTAGATGGTGAAAATCGCATTAAACTTTAATAGAATCAGTTTTGAGGGAAAATTGAAAcagataaaaactaaaaattttcactgatttCCACAAAATTCCATCACCGACTTCGAATTCACCTCACTGTATCCACTCAACTTCTTCCACTGCCATGGGCCTAACAACTTCCAATGCAAAATAACTTTGTAATTAACTGCCTCCCAATATTAATGCGGTATGCAGCTATGAAAAATCGTGACATATTTTGATTTGATTAACTTGTCAAAGTTGTTGCAAATGCTAGTTTATTGCATAAAGTGCTACCGCCGGTCAGTTTGAAAGTTTCACATCAGACACTACAGTTCCAGTTTAAAATTAGGAGCCGGTACGTTACATCTTCATAACCAGAATTACAATTCCATACTATTTTGACAGGCGACTTTTTCACCATTGTAATGCATGGAGAATGATCTCTGAAGATAACCGCCCCACTTTCAATTTCAAGAACTACAattcatataatttaaaactgcATGACAGGAGCAACAAAATAGAAGGGAAGGGGGATGACAAAAATTCTAGCAAGAAATAATGATGTTATCAACAAATTACCTGTTTGGATTGGCCTTCCCCACCTGTCGCACCGGTTGTTGATTGAGCTTACGAACTTCGAATTCCGAGGAAAAGCTTTCCTCTGAAGAACTGGCGGTACTAACCGGTAAAAGCTTATGACCTGGAGGAATTTGTGAATCGCATTATGAGAACCACATAATTACCAACTAGATAGGAGGTAATGGATAACAACAAGGTGTGTTAACGTACTCGTTTTCGGTGCCATCTGTTTATGCTTCTTAGCCTGCAGCTGTTGCTTCTTTGCTTTGCCACTGAATGGtgtttttcttcttccttgaggCATTTTGTGCAGTGCCGTTGAACTACGTTCACGAAAACTTAACGTAGAGTTTATCGCAATGAATTCGAGTCCGAATGAAAAAGAACAACTTCCAAATCAGGCTGTTATAATCcagcaattttttcttccacGTAATGCTGAGCAACTTAAAACCATTTCTTCCCGGGAGAAGGAGACAACCGACACAACTGACAATAACATCAAAATTGAAAGACAACCCAGACAACCTCTACTCTGACAGTTGAAATCTAGTTCCGCATGACTCTGCGGCAATTCCGCTCCGCACCCTCCGCACTACCGTTATCGGCCATcgtagtgaatatttttttcattggtctCATTCCATAGCTCAATGTCTGGTCAATTGAATAATAACTCCCCTATGCGGAATTCGAGGGCATAcgtaaatgatataaaataattacgCGGGAATGTCATCGAATCCAGCAATACTCGAGATGCTAACTTCGGGCGCGAATTCAAAATGAACATTGGCAACTTCATTccttttataataatttcctttttcatgacttaacttaaaaattaaaccctcatttaaaaataaattccaacatAATTCTCACTCGTATAAATTGAACGATTgtcaacaaaaattattcaagCCCTCTTTCGAATCAAAATTCATTcgcagatttaaaaaatcatctaatATTCGGCAAATAAAATCTCGCGAATACGAGCCGCTACCGAACTTAATTCAAAAATATCCTTTTACTTCCAATCACCGTCTTATTTCCAGCTATCATCCTAACTTTCTAGGAATTGAAAAGGTTCATACTTTGAATAACGCTCGCTAAATACACTCAAGTCATCACTACGTTATCTTCTCACCCTAAAAGAGCATACGTAAAGGGTAATACGCATAGACCATTCTTTTGATGAGGCATCGGTTCCACTATGGCATTCTTCTCAAGTGATACGATTGGACTAACGCCGGAGAAAGTCTTCGCCACCGTGGAAAATTCAAGGACAGTTCATTGTTCCGCCTCTTGGGCGCATACGTTTCCTGCTCTATCAGCGTAATAGAATCTAGGAGCACCGCTGAGCTAAAATGAATTCGGATAGGCCTTCGCAGTGGTTAACCAAGCGATCCTTCAGAAAATAAACAACTCAGCTCGGCGTATTGAACACAACTCGGGAAGTGAGGGGGCTGACGATGGAAAAAACATCGGGCCTTTTTTTCAACCCACACACAGGGACGTTATCATGAGTCCAACGAGACACCACGCCGTTTCAGTGGATAGGCGAGGGGAGACTCAACCTGGAGAGCTGTGGCTGCGAAACTGTTATTTTTCTCTCTTGTTTCTCTAGTTTTCCAACCTCCGTCGCAGACGAAGACCTACAGAGGATCACATAACTTAAAAGGTAGGTAGGTATAGTCAAGACATCGACTTTCCAGAGGGAGGTCTGTTCAAGTTTCGTTTGCTCTTGACTCGGAGTTGTTTAATCTCTTCTTAGCTGCATTCAGGCCATACAAGTGCCGGAGCTATTCGATTTTCTGGAGTTAAGACCCTTCCCCATCCTGCAGTCTTCGGGCCAACCTTCAAGGTAGCTCAAACGTGCGGCTAGCGTCACAAGTTGTGGACGTGATTCGCAGAATAAGAGTCCGTCAAATTCGTGTGATCAGCAGAGTGGGTGCGACGAAGAAGGTGGGGGGGATTAATCGAACGCCCATCGCATCTAATGGAACATTAAATTATCGTGTTACGTATCCTATATTTTTCGCAATGTCTTACACGAAAGTCACAGCAATGGTATTTCCAATGGTGGTGAACCAGAAATCAGCGCCTAAGGATAATAACAGATATCAAAGGTGAAGCTGTTGTTTTTTTAAGTTAAGgtgcagtgaaaatattttttccgaggaaaaaaaatctttaattttcctCAAATGCGCAATAACACGCGTTGTGCTTAATATTGAGTTATAATTTAACATCGAAGTCCGTTGTTCATTACACCATTCATGAATTGATATATTGCATCTTATATCGTAATAAAAAGGGGGACAGCATTCGAGGGTTAGGGGAGATGGGGGGGGGGCGCGGGGATAAGCGTCGCACTAATTGATTTGGGGTTTATTATTCCCATTTTCTCgggatgaataataataattaatgataatttaataatttttgaatatatataaattaaattcgGAATTTTACCGATATATTTTAAAGCGTAATTCATCCTTCTAAATTTTCTGTTTACTGCGAGGTATTGGTAATAAGGGATGATTTTGTTTATCGGAACGCACTTCATAAGCTGAAAAAATACCTCGTGCCATTCCATCCAGTCTGTAATATTTTCTATTCCCTATTTTCTCCAAATATGATAGCGCCGACTCTTGTAAATGTTTTACCATAATGTAACTAATTCTTTCTACGAATGGTTCCAGGGTCATGATGTCGGGAGATTCCCCAAGAGATAGCGACGTAGACTCAATGGACTCGAACAATCGTGAATCATCAGTGAGATACGTGATGGAGCCTACTTTGGCCAGCAGTAAAATAAACCGAGGATCCCAGACTGACATCATGATGATACCCCCGATGTATCCAGCTCCTCCACCGCCAATACAACCGTCCAAAATCGCGGCAGTTGAAAAGCGAAAGGTAAGGTCTCAAGATTTTCAAGGGGACATTAAAAACGAAATCGTAGGAATCGAAAGGAATCACTTTAACGCCAAAGTTGAGATAGTGAATCAGTCGGATCTCATGGATAACGCCGGGGAGCGAAGATTGAGCAGATGCGAACACTGTTCCCAGTTAACATGCTCAACTCCGCAACTCGACACCCCCATTGATAACGAACCAGTGACGGGTGCCGACTCTGCCTCCGGCGTTTCTAGTGCTGGTAACAGTGAAAGACAGCGAAATCAACAGGAGCAACCCGAAGACAGTTGTGCGATGGAGTGCTTATATTACGCTGTGCAATGCAGTGACTGTACTCTTCTCTGAAGACCAGTTATTTTTGGGAAATTGAAGAGTTATCCTCACCCAGCAGAAATGAGTCTCAATTGGGTAGTCGCCAATCAACTGACATTAAGAAAGTTAACTGTGGAAACGGTACTTTTTTTAAACGACTGCAGGCTGTGAACTAATGTTACCACATCAACCTCTATTTCATTACAGGCCAAAACTTCTGGTGTACAGAGTTGTCAATATGGCATTACAATTGTAAATTTTCTGGTACTTTCATACTTAGGCAGAGAGAACATTTAGGAAgcacatttataaaatgaatgctgCCAATTTCAGAGCTTTCATCTGATATTTAATGATTAATGCTTCTGGTTCGTATGGAGATATTTATGTATGGATAAAATATTCATGACTGAAGTACAGTGTTTACAACAAACCAAAGTGCtccaaaaatattgaattctaaaaacaaaacaaagaagcCTTACATAGAGTAGAGGAAATTAAATTAACACTCACATGCTTCTTACATAAGCACAGTGGTGTTTGAGGCAGGCCAGGTATTCTTTTAAAATccactgaaataatttttcaaaattaataattcattcattattcatgAAGTCTAATTGGCATAGGCAAGGAGGGAAAGCTGTATCCCCATAAAATCAGACTTTGTCTACTCCATATGGGATCTACTGGACAGGGCCATATGTTATTTAAAGGTGGGTGTCCTAAGTCACTTACACAAGGGGCCTGAAATTACTATCAGTTTATACCCCTTTTCATCCACTTTTAATTGGAGTTCATGTTCCACATTCGGCTTTCATGAGACATGAGAGCACCTAGATGCaatagcacaatataatggccatgTAACTGAAGAAGTAACCTCATTTTCAAAGCTAAAATGAAACTTACTTTTATCATAGCGGTTTGAACTAAAACAAATAGCTTTGACTTATGTGATTAGGGCTAAGCTATGTATTCTCTATTTGTTAGTACACTTTCTTATAATCGTAAGATAAAGCAAGGCTTTTCAAGGGCCTGCAcggaaaaaacaacaataacatcCCTTTTTTCTGTACTGCATGCATTTTCAAAAGTAAATCTGTTCCTTTGGATAACTAGTTACGAACTCCAATTCGGATGAGTCTGAATTAATCATTACAGAATAGTTGTGTAATCTAcaaaatcttatcatcattatgaAACTCTTTATAACTACCTCACTTTTCTTTTGCATGCTATTGTTATTCTACTTGGGCTTTCTCTCACCTAACCTCACTCTACATCATACCGACACTTAATATCTCTCCTGCTCTTGCTTTTTGTTTTCTAACTTTAGCCACATGAATATGTAAGTAATTTTTCAAGTTGATCTCACTTTATCTCATCACCCCACACTACTGAAATGTTGAA
It encodes the following:
- the LOC124167211 gene encoding uncharacterized protein LOC124167211, producing the protein MSYTKVTAMVFPMVVNQKSAPKDNNRYQRVMMSGDSPRDSDVDSMDSNNRESSVRYVMEPTLASSKINRGSQTDIMMIPPMYPAPPPPIQPSKIAAVEKRKVRSQDFQGDIKNEIVGIERNHFNAKVEIVNQSDLMDNAGERRLSRCEHCSQLTCSTPQLDTPIDNEPVTGADSASGVSSAGNSERQRNQQEQPEDSCAMECLYYAVQCSDCTLL
- the LOC124167204 gene encoding guanine nucleotide-binding protein-like 1, translated to MPQGRRKTPFSGKAKKQQLQAKKHKQMAPKTSHKLLPVSTASSSEESFSSEFEVRKLNQQPVRQVGKANPNRYVLQFHRDSPDEVRRRKEEALMGLEPRSEVDLEIDADSYFPPGLDFPVRPPWNFSMSKNELEGKEQRYFMEYVSNIRSTFEQKDLSYFELNLETWRQLWRVLEMSEIILVIVDIRFAPLMFPPSLYKYVNEVLKKEMILVLNKIDLAPAPLVVAWKHYFKQKYPDLRVLTFTSFPSYNLHGNQSKTGLKSQRRRGKLRMSAEGAMKLLECCEELVKGEVDLSSWHKKISEEMKTEYEDDELEVEESTEFQKVDTSFIEAEKYKDGTLTIGCIGQPNVGKSSLMNALMGKKVVSVSKTPGHTKHFQTIFLTRNVRLCDCPGLVFPSKVPKHLQVLMGSYPIAQLQEPYSSIRFLAERLDLIKQLKLQHADGNDEWSPMDVCEAWAKKRGYLTAKAARLDTYRAANHLLRMATEGKICLCLRPPGFKDNKDSWEKNEEVKEILWLQARGEEVKSLELEYLKEEEESDEELDEEGSNDDSDGDNSGSSDSNSSEQEDDLGSKNKFSVLMAQS